The Cytobacillus firmus genome segment CGCTGAATGGGATGGTAAACAGGGAAATGGCTTATACGCATATGGAGGCAGCTATAAAGTAATAGCAGCAATATCGGATGGTTCCACAAAAACTTTCCATACAGAGGATATAAAGATTATTGACCAAATCAACCCAGCTGTAAAACTGTCATCAAAAAAATAGTATTCTCCAAATCACAGATTGAGAATTTGAAAATACCAATTGAGGTAAATAAATATGGAATGATTACAGTAAGAATCTACAGTGAAGATGGAAGGGTCGTCCGAAATCTGGCACATAAAAATATAACCTCCCGGAAAATGAATATCTTATGGAATGGTAAAGATACTAAGGACAAGATTGTTAAAGATGGGACATACATTGTCAAAGTAATAATGGTAGATAAAAATAATAAAAAAGCGTCCAGGCAGAAGAAGATTGAGTTTCGGGGTGTTCCTGTTGAGCTAAAAGTTACTAAACAAAATAAAAAAAGGCTGCAGCCTATCGATTTAGTATTGATTTCCAGTTCAAATAAAAATAATTATATGAAGACAGCGAAGCAGGATAAAAATCTGGGAGGTAAGTATTTATCGGAAACTCCTTTTTATCTCATGACCCCTGGACGAGAGTACCCTCAACAAGTAATGAGGAAGGAATTTCAGAAAAAATGGATGGGGGACTATAAAACTCTTTCAGCTAACTTCTTCCTATACTATTCATTTTATAAAACTGGCAGTCCGGCAACTATAGTAATGGTAAATTTGAATGAAGTAAAAATAGGTAAATATTAACACTAAACCAAATAAAATCCTTTATATGATATAATTTCACTAGTATGTATATGCCTAACGGGAGAGAATAGAATGATTACTAAAGTGAAACAAATATTTGATAATAGTTCGAAAGAATTAAAAAGACTTTCCAAGCTTGTTGAAGAAATTAATAGGTTGGAAACTGTCTATGAACAGCTTTCCAATGGCCAGCTTCAGGCTAAAACCAGCTTCTTCAAAGAAGAATTAAAAAATGGAAAAACATTGGATGATATAAAGGCAGATGCATTTGCTTCTATAAGGGAAGCTGCAAGGAGAGTACTGGGCTTAAGGCATTATGATGTTCAGCTTATCGGAGGCTTAGTACTTCATAACGGATGCATAGCACAAATGAATACAGGAGAGGGAAAAACTCTTGTTGCCACTTTGGCAAGTTATCTCCATGCACTATCCGGAAAAGGGGTACACGTCATAACTGCCAATGAATACCTTGCTCGGCGTGATAAGGAACTTATGGGGCAGGTCCATGAATTTATGGGCCTGACTGTAGGCTTAAATATTTCACAGATGGATCCAGCTGAGAAAAAGGAAGCCTATAAAGCTGACATTACATATGGAACAGGTACAGAATTTGGTTTTGATTATCTAAGAGATAATATGGTTACATCCATAACGGATAAAGTGCAGAGAGAACTTCATTTTGCTATTGTTGATGAAATAGACAGCATATTGATAGATGAAGCCCGCACCCCTTTAATTATTGCCAACAAAACTAGTGAGGGTGCGGACCTGTTTAATATTTCAGCTCTTATAATAAAGTCCTTTAAGGAAGCCGAAGATTATGAAATGGTTTCGGAATTGAAACAGGTTTTTCTGACAGAAAAGGGAGCATCTAAAATTGAAGCGGCTTTTGGAATCGAAAACCTTTATGATGCTGATCATCAGGCCCTGCTTCATAATATTATGCAATCTCTTCGCGCCTCGGTACTCATGAAATTAGATGTGGATTATATTATTAAAGATGGAAAGATTATTTTAATAGATAAATATACGGGAAGAGTCATGGATGGCAGGACTTTCAGTGATGGTCTTCACCAGGCAATTGAGGCAAAGGAAGGCCTGGAAATAACAGAAGAAAATACAACACAGGCAACAATTACGGTTCAAAATTATTTTCGCATGTATAAAGGCCTATCTGGTATGACTGGAAGTGCCATTCCTTCAAGACGCGAATTTCAGGAAACGTATAATTTAAACGTGATTACGATTCCACCCAATAAGCCGATCCAAAGACAAGATTTAGAAGACATGGTCTTTGTTGATTCAGTTTCCAAGTTTAGAAAAATTGTTGAGGAAGTAAAGAAATTTTATCAGTTGGGCCGTCCCGTGCTAATTGGGACAACGTCCATTGAACAGTCTGAAAAGCTGTCGGGTATATTGAAAGGGGCAAAAATACCCCATCAGCTGCTCAATGCAAAAACAGAAGAAGATGAAGCGAAAATCATTTCACTGGCTGGACAAAAAGCCCAAGTGATGATAGCTACCAATATGGCAGGCCGCGGAACAGATATATTATTGGGTGAAGGAGTAAAAGAGCTGGGCGGACTCCATATTATTGGAACAGAAAAGCATGAAAGCAAACGAATAGACATGCAGCTTAGAGGAAGATCTGGAAGGCAGGGAGACCCAGGTTCTTCTCAATTTATTATTTCTTTGGAAGATGATCTGTTCCACTACTATGATGAAACTGAAAAAGAACGTTTCCAAGCTAAAATAAAGGCAAATGAAGAAAACCTAATTCTCTCTCCGGATCCTGTGAAATTTGTAAGCAGTGTCCAGGAGACTATTGAAAATATGTATTATTCCAGCCGGAGTCATCTCCTGAAGCTTGATTCCGTCCTTGACCAGCAGAGTAAAGTCGTATACTCAAACAGAGACAGAATCATAACCCTCCCGCCTGCGGAAATATTTGATGAGCTTTTAGATTATATGGAGAATTTTATTAATAGATCTGTGGGGTCCTATTTCTCTGAAGAGGAGGAACCCCGCAGTCCAGAAAGATTGATTCATGAACTGTCTCTTGTTTCAATTGATTTGGAATTGTCCCATGACAAGATTGCAGATTTTGAGGAGAAGGAACTAACTGTGCTGATTCTGGACAAGTTTCAGGAAGTTCGCGAGTTCATTTTGTCTTACAAAGAGAATGAACCTCTTGGAATCCAGCTAAAGCATTTCATTCTTCAGCATACAGACATGTATTGGATCCAGCATCTGGATCAGTTAAGCCATATGAGGGATGGAGTCCAGCTTAAAGGCTATGGGCAGGAAGATCCCTACAGGCTATTCGAAAAAGAAGCTTTTGAAAGATTTAATGAGTTAATAAGCAAAATAGAGTCCAGCGTAAGCTTTAGTTTTATGGAGTATCTGCAGAGTGAACAGGCTGCACAGATAGACAGTGGAGAGGAAGATGAGTAATGGGCATATTTCAAAAAAGGAAAAAATCAGCTGAAGCAGAAAGTCCAGCTCTTCAAAGAACGGAAGAAAAGCCTAAAATGACCTTATATTTTCATCCTGACATGGTTCTGACCAGTCAGGAAAAATATATTTTCCAGTTTTATCATCAAAAGCTGCCGGAATTAAAGCCCAATCAGCTATCAATTTCTGGAGTTAAACTAGAAGAATATAACGATAGCTTAGTCGTTACAGCTTTTTTAAGAAATAGCTTAAATAAACCTGTTAAATTTGATAAATTAGACCTTCTTCTGCTCGATAGAAAGAATCAGCCATTTGCTAAAAAGACTTTTGACATGTACGAACTTGTTGAAGTGCCTGCTATGACAAGTGTTCCCTGGAAGTTTTTCTTTGAAAATGAAGCTCGAATTACCGATGCAGTGCCAAGTAATGATGAATGGCGAATCGCCTTTGAACTGAAGCAGGAAAAGAAAGGGCCTGCAAAGCCAAGACTGGAGTTAGAGGACAGTTGGGAAAAGCAGTTATCCCCTGAAAAGAAAAAGGAGCTTGAAGATATGATCAGAAATCTTCCCCATCTTAGTCCAGGGGAAGTTAACTTCATGGGGTTAGAGGCTAAATTCACTGAAGAGAGATCATTAGCTGTATCAGTATTGA includes the following:
- the secA2 gene encoding accessory Sec system translocase SecA2, which gives rise to MITKVKQIFDNSSKELKRLSKLVEEINRLETVYEQLSNGQLQAKTSFFKEELKNGKTLDDIKADAFASIREAARRVLGLRHYDVQLIGGLVLHNGCIAQMNTGEGKTLVATLASYLHALSGKGVHVITANEYLARRDKELMGQVHEFMGLTVGLNISQMDPAEKKEAYKADITYGTGTEFGFDYLRDNMVTSITDKVQRELHFAIVDEIDSILIDEARTPLIIANKTSEGADLFNISALIIKSFKEAEDYEMVSELKQVFLTEKGASKIEAAFGIENLYDADHQALLHNIMQSLRASVLMKLDVDYIIKDGKIILIDKYTGRVMDGRTFSDGLHQAIEAKEGLEITEENTTQATITVQNYFRMYKGLSGMTGSAIPSRREFQETYNLNVITIPPNKPIQRQDLEDMVFVDSVSKFRKIVEEVKKFYQLGRPVLIGTTSIEQSEKLSGILKGAKIPHQLLNAKTEEDEAKIISLAGQKAQVMIATNMAGRGTDILLGEGVKELGGLHIIGTEKHESKRIDMQLRGRSGRQGDPGSSQFIISLEDDLFHYYDETEKERFQAKIKANEENLILSPDPVKFVSSVQETIENMYYSSRSHLLKLDSVLDQQSKVVYSNRDRIITLPPAEIFDELLDYMENFINRSVGSYFSEEEEPRSPERLIHELSLVSIDLELSHDKIADFEEKELTVLILDKFQEVREFILSYKENEPLGIQLKHFILQHTDMYWIQHLDQLSHMRDGVQLKGYGQEDPYRLFEKEAFERFNELISKIESSVSFSFMEYLQSEQAAQIDSGEEDE
- a CDS encoding accessory Sec system S-layer assembly protein: MGIFQKRKKSAEAESPALQRTEEKPKMTLYFHPDMVLTSQEKYIFQFYHQKLPELKPNQLSISGVKLEEYNDSLVVTAFLRNSLNKPVKFDKLDLLLLDRKNQPFAKKTFDMYELVEVPAMTSVPWKFFFENEARITDAVPSNDEWRIAFELKQEKKGPAKPRLELEDSWEKQLSPEKKKELEDMIRNLPHLSPGEVNFMGLEAKFTEERSLAVSVLIRNGSEKNISFEQLPLIVEDAQGDVISKGGFKLTDFEVKAGTCKPWTFIFPSDLILKETPDLSTWKIYPPKS